The DNA segment ATAGATGATCGGTGCAGCCACCACGGTGAACTCGCGAAAGATATCCTCGATATTGGTGGTGGCTCCGTAGCCGATCAGCCCGGCGATGTCCAGTTCCGGTGCGTAGGAGGCTGCCATGTTGGCAGCGGCAAAGATGGCATGCCCTCCCTGTGAAAACCCGGCCAGAAATGGCGCGCGAAGCGGTACTGCCCCGTGATACCCGACGGAAAAGAACCCGTATACCGCGCGGGCAGCGTCCAGCATTACCCGGCCCTCTGCGGCGGGGACGAAGTAGGGCTGAAGCTCGCCGGGATCGCCAAAATGCATGTAGTCCGGCAGGATGCCGATTATCCCCTGTCCGGCATGTGCCAACAGGTGATTGCGATACAGTCCCCAGTTGACCCCGGCCTCGTGTTCGCGCGAGGTGCGGCACAGATCGGTTAGCCCGGTGGTGCCGGCCCCGAAAACATAGACCGGTCTGCCTGCCGGTTCTGACAGCCGGGGTACGAACAGCTGGGCATACACCGTGGTTGGCTGGCCGGACAGATCGATGCTCTCGAACTCGAGCTGGTAGATATCGACCCCGTGGTTTGCCGACGGGGTATCGGTGCCGAACAGCCGCCGCGCATGGGAATCGACCTGCGCCGGCGAGTAGGTGACCTCGTGCTGTGCCGAGATGATCCGGCCGCTGCGCGGTGGTGAATCCGGTTGGGTGCTGCCGTCGGCGTCCGCTGTGGCGGAGCCTGCCGTGGCGTTGGCGTCGCTTGCTGAAGCGGCGTCCGCAACACCAGAAGAATCGGTCGTTTCGTGGGCAGGCTCGTCTGGTGCCGTATCGGTGGCGTCGTCCGGGGCTGGCCGGAACACCACCGCCAGCACAACGATGCCTGCAAGCAGCCCGGCAAGCAGCCAGGGGCGGGTGTTTTTCATCTTCATACTGTGATATACATGCTGTTGGACAGCCTGACTGTCAAGAGGAGTAGTCATGCATCGGTATCGCTTTCGCACGTTTTTTGTCCTGCTGGCCCTGTTGATCCTGCTGCCGTCGGGGGTGTCGGCGCAGTCAGCCAGTCTGTACGGTGAAGCCGCGCCGGACGACGCGGCCTTTGTTCGCATCTACAATGCCCTGGTGGAACCGCAGACTACCTGGGTGGGCTCGGTCGAGTTTGCATCGGCCGAACCGGGGCAGGCGACTGCCTATCGACCGGTAAACCCGGGGGTGCACGCGGTGTTCTCCGGCAATGAGTATGCCGAGCTGATTGCCCGCGATGCAGAGTTCTTTACCGTAATCCTTGAGCCGCGTGGGCCGCAGGTACATCAGGATCGCCGCCACACCCGGGCCGATCAGGCACAGCTGGTGGTATACAATATCGATCTTGACGGTCCGGTCAGTCTGAAGACCGGGGACGGGTCAGTCACCGTGGTAGATGCAGTTGAATCCGGCGGTGCCGGATCGGTTTCGGTGAATCCGGCAGCTGTCGAGCTGGTACTGCAGCCCCCACAGGGCAGCAGTCTCGAGCTGGGTGACATCGGCATGCAGCGGGGACAGTCCTATGCGATGTTCGTGTTCCTGCAGGATGGCAGACCGCAGGTGCAGCTGCAGCAGGCAGAAATCCTGGCGCAGTAGCCGCGTACCGGCGTATCAGAAAGCAAGGCAGCATCAGTGGTTTTCAGTACTTCGATTTTTCTGTTTCTGTTTCTCCCGTTGTTTCTGGCCGGGTATTACCTGGTTCCGTCTCGAGGACGGTCGGCCTGGATCCTGTTCGGCAGCTGGGTATTCTATGGCTGGTGGCGGCTGGACTTTCTCGGGTTGTTGATCCTTACCAGCCTCTGGAACTACTGGCTGGGTCGGCAGGCCTGTGCATCGCGTCATGGTGACGAATCGGGGCGCCGACGGGCAAGGATAGCCCTGGCTCTCGGTATTGTGCTGAACCTTGGCAGCCTGGCCTACTTCAAATACTGGAATTTTGCGGTCGACAGTGTGAATGCCGTCCTTGCAGCTGCCGGATCGGGTCAGCTGCAGACCTGGTCGGTTATCCTGCCGATTGGCATCTCGTTCTATATCTTCCAGGCGACCAGTTATCTGGTGGATGTCTACCGGGGCGATGCACCGGCAGCCGGCAGCTTTGTTGATCTGGCAGCCTATATCGCCCTGTTTCCGCAGCTGATCGCCGGGCCAATCCTGCGCTACAAGGATCTGGCGGGGCAGTTTGCCGCACGCAGTCACTCATTCCAGCTGTTTTCCCGCGGGGCATATCGCTTTATGGCGGGATTTGCCAAGAAGGTACTGATTGCCGATACCGTTGCCCGGATTGCTGACCAGGCCTTTGCGCTGGAGGCTCCAGGGGTCATCGGCAGCTGGCTGGGAACCCTGGCATACACCGTGCAGCTGTATTTTGATTTTTCCGGTTACTCGGACATGGCAATCGGTCTGGGGCTGATGATGGGCTTCCGGTTTATCGAGAACTTCAATTATCCGTATATCTCGCGATCGATCAGCGAGTTCTGGCGGCGCTGGCATATCAGCCTCTCGACCTGGCTGCGGGATTATCTGTACATCCCGCTGGGTGGAAACCGGCGGGGAAGCCGGAAAACCTATCGCAACATCACCCTGGTAATGCTGCTGGGGGGACTGTGGCACGGCGCCGCCTGGAACTTTGTGATCTGGGGGCTCTGGCATGGTGTACTGCTGATGGGGGAGCGCCTGCTGGGGCAGCGCTCGGCGGCTTCCACGACCCCTATAGCCCCCACGGCAGGCACGGCCCCCACGGCAGGCACGAAAGCCACGGCAGGCACGGCCCCCACGGCAGCCACTGAGGGCCCCGCTGCACCAGGTATGGGCCGCGCGGCCGGGGTGGTGTCGGCGGCCGCAACCATGCGTACCTTTCTCCTGGTTATGCTTGGATGGGTGGTATTCCGTGCCCCGGATATGGCAGTCGCCGGGCGGATGTATGCCGGGATGATCGGCATGCAGGGCAGCGGTCAGCTTGAACTCCTGATGGCGAATATCGGGGGGATGTCGATCGCGGTGCTGGGTATCAGCCTGGTGATGGTGTGGAGTGCGCCGGGGTGGGCGGCCTGGCTGCGGCGACGGGAGCATCAGCCCTGGTGTGCCGCCCTGCGGCTG comes from the Spirochaeta africana DSM 8902 genome and includes:
- a CDS encoding lipase family protein; this translates as MKNTRPWLLAGLLAGIVVLAVVFRPAPDDATDTAPDEPAHETTDSSGVADAASASDANATAGSATADADGSTQPDSPPRSGRIISAQHEVTYSPAQVDSHARRLFGTDTPSANHGVDIYQLEFESIDLSGQPTTVYAQLFVPRLSEPAGRPVYVFGAGTTGLTDLCRTSREHEAGVNWGLYRNHLLAHAGQGIIGILPDYMHFGDPGELQPYFVPAAEGRVMLDAARAVYGFFSVGYHGAVPLRAPFLAGFSQGGHAIFAAANMAASYAPELDIAGLIGYGATTNIEDIFREFTVVAAPIIYTYARLYGEDRFDPAVMLQDRWLNNLAIDVRRLCILGLQDYYPWGPDSFFRPDFLRSLRHRSLAEDFPEIHAILQENSTGLSGHGIPALILQGGNDVVINLDDQQRFVSQLRDTGSEVRYLVYPGSRHDTRQIGFSDALDWMLDHAELQEHRP
- a CDS encoding alginate O-acetyltransferase AlgF — its product is MHRYRFRTFFVLLALLILLPSGVSAQSASLYGEAAPDDAAFVRIYNALVEPQTTWVGSVEFASAEPGQATAYRPVNPGVHAVFSGNEYAELIARDAEFFTVILEPRGPQVHQDRRHTRADQAQLVVYNIDLDGPVSLKTGDGSVTVVDAVESGGAGSVSVNPAAVELVLQPPQGSSLELGDIGMQRGQSYAMFVFLQDGRPQVQLQQAEILAQ
- a CDS encoding MBOAT family O-acyltransferase; amino-acid sequence: MVFSTSIFLFLFLPLFLAGYYLVPSRGRSAWILFGSWVFYGWWRLDFLGLLILTSLWNYWLGRQACASRHGDESGRRRARIALALGIVLNLGSLAYFKYWNFAVDSVNAVLAAAGSGQLQTWSVILPIGISFYIFQATSYLVDVYRGDAPAAGSFVDLAAYIALFPQLIAGPILRYKDLAGQFAARSHSFQLFSRGAYRFMAGFAKKVLIADTVARIADQAFALEAPGVIGSWLGTLAYTVQLYFDFSGYSDMAIGLGLMMGFRFIENFNYPYISRSISEFWRRWHISLSTWLRDYLYIPLGGNRRGSRKTYRNITLVMLLGGLWHGAAWNFVIWGLWHGVLLMGERLLGQRSAASTTPIAPTAGTAPTAGTKATAGTAPTAATEGPAAPGMGRAAGVVSAAATMRTFLLVMLGWVVFRAPDMAVAGRMYAGMIGMQGSGQLELLMANIGGMSIAVLGISLVMVWSAPGWAAWLRRREHQPWCAALRLLVIPLFLLAIVQLMAESYSPFLYFQF